From Candidatus Neomarinimicrobiota bacterium, one genomic window encodes:
- the flgK gene encoding flagellar hook-associated protein FlgK produces the protein MSISTIMGTSRIALSAYQSAIETTARNISNVGNENYVRRRSDIGALISPNSGLAFREQDSTDRLESGFIQRQLWYKNQFMGRYESDEIVYSQIESLFNEPGNSGLSNIMTEFWNAWSDLANDPESNTARAIVKDRGVLLSNTFNQLDIDLNNMQREVGYDVEATVNQVNRLLHEIKSINETMGATYSYDLADSRDAAITELSKIINIEVAEDSDHIISITTGGNVLVPLVNNDFINELNVTIAPFTDYYTVDVSFSEGGTLSAITGGTLGSLLEAHNAKIPSYLREIDALAVSIAEEVNEVHRTGFNLDNDTDQNFFKTNIGGADSLTVSTNIIDDPLLIATSSFADEAGNGQIAADISNLQNGYLLQGVKYSDYYNSMLSEVGSKVQEAKFLRTSQEMVVTALQNQRDSISGVSLDEEMTNLVKYEQAYQAASRMIAVADELIQSVLALI, from the coding sequence ATGTCAATATCTACCATAATGGGAACTTCTCGGATCGCTTTGTCTGCCTATCAATCAGCCATCGAAACTACTGCTAGAAATATATCTAATGTAGGCAATGAAAATTATGTTCGCAGACGGTCTGATATTGGCGCGTTGATCTCTCCCAATAGCGGTTTGGCTTTTCGTGAACAGGACAGTACTGATCGCCTGGAATCAGGGTTTATCCAGAGACAATTATGGTACAAGAACCAGTTTATGGGACGGTATGAGTCTGATGAAATAGTTTATTCCCAGATTGAATCATTATTTAATGAACCAGGTAATTCCGGCTTGTCTAACATCATGACCGAGTTCTGGAATGCCTGGAGTGATCTCGCTAATGATCCTGAGAGTAATACGGCCCGGGCTATTGTTAAGGACAGGGGAGTATTGCTTTCAAATACTTTTAATCAACTGGATATTGATCTTAACAATATGCAGCGTGAGGTTGGTTATGATGTTGAGGCAACTGTTAACCAGGTGAACAGGTTGTTGCATGAAATAAAATCCATCAATGAAACGATGGGTGCAACTTACTCATACGATCTGGCCGACAGCCGGGATGCTGCCATTACTGAACTATCCAAGATTATAAATATTGAAGTGGCTGAGGATAGTGACCATATCATAAGCATAACCACTGGCGGAAATGTACTGGTTCCATTGGTTAACAATGATTTTATCAATGAGTTGAATGTTACAATTGCACCATTCACAGATTATTACACCGTAGATGTGTCCTTCTCTGAAGGGGGAACTCTGAGTGCCATTACTGGAGGTACTCTGGGAAGCTTGCTGGAAGCGCATAATGCAAAGATCCCGAGCTATTTACGGGAAATAGATGCTCTGGCAGTTTCCATTGCTGAAGAAGTGAACGAGGTTCATCGAACAGGATTTAATCTTGATAATGATACAGATCAAAATTTTTTCAAAACCAACATCGGCGGTGCAGATAGCCTGACTGTCAGTACGAACATAATCGATGACCCACTCTTAATTGCAACTTCAAGTTTTGCGGATGAGGCTGGTAATGGTCAGATCGCTGCTGATATTTCTAACCTTCAAAATGGATACCTCCTACAGGGCGTAAAATATTCCGATTATTATAACTCAATGCTAAGCGAGGTGGGCAGTAAGGTTCAGGAAGCAAAATTCTTAAGAACCAGTCAGGAAATGGTGGTGACCGCTCTGCAGAATCAACGGGATTCGATCTCAGGTGTTTCCCTGGATGAAGAAATGACCAATTTAGTTAAATATGAACAAGCATATCAGGCTGCCAGCCGAATGATCGCAGTGGCGGATGAATTGATCCAGTCAGTGTTGGCCTTGATTTGA
- the flgL gene encoding flagellar hook-associated protein FlgL, with protein MRVTQSIMSRNLIQNLNLSRENMGELQKYAATGKEITNSSDDPVKFARASRYRKTLSQYDQYVRNINNGLGFVDNNAMVMNEFHNLVVEARSVAIQGADASQSASTRLVLADRINGIIEQTISIANSSYLGKSIFSGTDTLNMEPFEYDGNVVTYSGNNGKMSRHISEGLDVEINITGTELAAAGVFDSLIALREALEADDAATVAGYLTDLDSAANNLLGLESKNGLVKSHMLMSDSRIETARTNILSFLSETEDSNLAEVIMEYNGEEMAYEAALQVTSKALQLNIMDFIR; from the coding sequence ATGAGAGTTACCCAATCTATCATGTCTAGAAATCTAATTCAAAACCTGAATTTAAGTCGGGAAAACATGGGTGAGCTCCAGAAATATGCTGCCACTGGAAAAGAGATCACCAATTCATCAGATGACCCGGTCAAATTTGCGCGTGCATCCAGATATCGCAAAACTTTGTCACAGTATGATCAATATGTGCGGAATATCAACAATGGCCTCGGATTTGTGGATAACAATGCCATGGTGATGAATGAATTTCATAATCTGGTAGTGGAAGCCCGTTCGGTAGCTATCCAGGGCGCGGATGCCTCGCAATCAGCCAGCACCCGACTGGTATTGGCGGATCGCATCAATGGCATCATCGAACAAACGATCTCCATCGCCAATAGTAGCTATTTAGGAAAATCCATTTTTTCAGGGACAGATACCTTGAATATGGAGCCTTTTGAATATGATGGAAACGTAGTGACCTACAGCGGCAATAACGGGAAAATGAGTCGCCACATATCAGAGGGTCTGGATGTTGAGATCAATATCACCGGTACTGAACTCGCTGCAGCAGGCGTTTTTGACTCTTTGATCGCACTGAGGGAAGCCCTGGAAGCAGATGATGCTGCGACTGTTGCAGGCTATCTTACTGATCTGGATAGTGCCGCAAATAATCTGTTGGGGCTGGAATCAAAAAATGGTCTGGTGAAAAGCCATATGCTCATGAGCGACTCCAGAATCGAGACGGCTCGTACAAATATTTTATCATTTCTATCCGAAACTGAAGACTCAAATCTGGCTGAAGTGATCATGGAGTACAATGGAGAGGAAATGGCCTATGAGGCTGCTCTTCAGGTTACTTCCAAGGCTCTGCAGCTGAATATTATGGATTTTATCAGATGA